Proteins encoded together in one Prochlorococcus marinus str. MIT 9211 window:
- a CDS encoding SDR family NAD(P)-dependent oxidoreductase: MRTILISGANRGIGRKIAERAVKDGDQVSLGVRDSDQLIGTNLDPNFSRNKKILICKYESKSKQSAENWVRCTKNYFGKIDTLINCAGKFSKTKLMFQDNEVSEIEELWKTNVMGPWYLTRAAWEHLLEQNDSRVINLVSMSGKRSKGSLAAYTTTKFALMGLSQTIKNEGWEKGIRVTAICPGWVNTDMAKEVKTINKSDMTQPEDLAEIISTILSMPNSCVPFEISVNCNLERMV, encoded by the coding sequence TTGAGAACAATACTTATTAGTGGTGCCAATAGAGGGATTGGTAGAAAAATAGCAGAAAGAGCTGTTAAAGATGGGGACCAAGTAAGTTTAGGAGTAAGAGATTCAGATCAGTTAATAGGAACAAATCTAGATCCAAACTTTAGTAGAAATAAAAAGATTTTAATATGCAAGTATGAATCAAAGAGCAAGCAAAGTGCTGAGAATTGGGTAAGGTGTACAAAAAACTATTTTGGTAAAATAGATACTTTGATTAATTGTGCTGGTAAATTCTCTAAAACAAAATTAATGTTTCAGGATAATGAGGTTAGCGAAATTGAAGAACTCTGGAAAACAAATGTAATGGGGCCGTGGTATCTAACCAGAGCAGCTTGGGAACATCTGTTAGAGCAAAACGATTCTAGAGTTATAAACCTAGTTTCTATGAGCGGGAAAAGGTCAAAAGGATCATTAGCTGCCTATACAACCACAAAGTTTGCACTAATGGGTCTTAGCCAAACCATAAAAAATGAAGGCTGGGAGAAAGGAATTAGAGTGACAGCTATCTGCCCAGGGTGGGTAAACACCGACATGGCGAAAGAAGTTAAAACGATTAATAAAAGTGATATGACTCAACCCGAAGATCTTGCAGAAATAATATCAACAATACTTTCTATGCCTAATTCTTGTGTACCTTTTGAAATTTCAGTTAACTGCAATCTAGAAAGGATGGTT